From a region of the Candidatus Methylomirabilota bacterium genome:
- the ileS gene encoding isoleucine--tRNA ligase, translating to MNYKDTLNLPKTSFPMKANLPKLEPEMLKQWEEMDIYARIRQASAKRPLWILHDGPPYANGHIHLGTALNKILKDLVVKSRAMLGHNAVYVPGWDCHGLPIEHQVDVELGLDRPGVDVRQAMDPVEKIRRCRDYALRFIDIQREEFKRLGIFGDWANRYATLDPSYEAVIVREFGRFVGQGAVYKGLKPVHWCMHCKTALAQAEVEYEDQTTPSVFVKFPVKTPSPALARALGNRRASLVIWTTTPWTLPANLAIAVHPGETYTAVECDGEALVVARPLAEAFATLPGLKGRTRPTEIAVPGAELEGTVGRHPWIDRDAPVLGADFVAMDTGTGLVHIAPGHGEEDYELGRKAGLKIYNPVDDDGRFVPEVAHFAGLTVWEANPKIIAHLKAVGALVAEVTLRHEYPHCWRCKNPTLFRATEQWFISLDKNGLRGKALDAIRNDVRWIPAWGADRLFNMIAHRPDWVLSRQRVWGVPIVAFYCRACSALLLDERVIEHVSVIFRDGRGIEEWYLRPEAELVPAGTRCPACGGGEFRKETDILDVWVDSGCSHAAVLEARPDLRSPADMYLEGSDQHRGWFHSSLLEAVGTRGRPPYKSVLTHGFLVDAGGRKLSKSLRNYDSQEAILSKYGAEILRLWVAAEDYTEDIRFSDEILVRLSDAYRRIRNTFRFLLGTLADFDPERDRVSYDQMDEIDRWALLRLGELIARVRRAYDEYQFHVVFHTAHNFCAVDLSSLYLDIIKDRLYVSAPDDPKRRAAQTVCFEMLTALARLLAPVLSFTADEVWGYIPGRGKPESVHLVTFPEERGEWINERLGGEWERLLEVRGEVSRALETARKQGLIGKGIDAVVYVTSAPEEQWRPLLAGKGEDLLATLFNVSAVRLAERAPHGAGIAYDSQDIPGLALAVTPAQALGWKKCDRCWTWSAGVGADARHPALCDRCLPVVLARS from the coding sequence GGGCTGGGACTGTCACGGCCTTCCGATCGAGCACCAGGTGGACGTCGAGCTCGGCCTCGATCGGCCCGGCGTGGACGTGCGCCAGGCCATGGATCCCGTTGAGAAGATCCGGCGCTGCCGGGACTACGCGCTGCGCTTCATCGACATCCAGCGCGAAGAATTCAAGCGTCTCGGGATCTTCGGCGACTGGGCGAACCGGTACGCCACGCTGGACCCTTCCTACGAGGCCGTCATCGTGCGCGAGTTCGGGCGCTTCGTGGGGCAGGGGGCCGTCTACAAGGGGCTGAAGCCCGTTCACTGGTGCATGCACTGCAAGACCGCGCTCGCCCAGGCGGAGGTCGAGTACGAGGACCAGACCACGCCGTCGGTGTTCGTGAAGTTCCCGGTGAAGACGCCTTCGCCCGCGCTGGCCCGGGCGCTCGGGAACCGCCGCGCCTCGCTCGTCATCTGGACCACCACGCCTTGGACCCTGCCGGCCAACCTCGCCATCGCGGTGCATCCCGGTGAGACCTACACGGCCGTGGAGTGCGACGGCGAAGCCCTCGTGGTCGCGCGTCCGCTGGCGGAAGCCTTCGCCACCCTGCCTGGCCTCAAGGGACGGACGCGGCCGACGGAGATCGCCGTGCCTGGCGCGGAGCTCGAGGGCACCGTGGGCCGCCACCCGTGGATCGACCGCGACGCCCCGGTGCTCGGCGCGGACTTCGTGGCCATGGACACCGGCACCGGGCTTGTGCACATCGCTCCCGGGCATGGTGAAGAAGACTACGAGCTCGGGCGCAAGGCCGGGCTCAAGATCTACAATCCGGTCGACGACGACGGGCGCTTCGTCCCCGAGGTCGCGCACTTCGCGGGGCTGACCGTGTGGGAGGCCAACCCGAAGATTATCGCGCACCTCAAGGCGGTGGGCGCCCTCGTCGCGGAAGTCACGCTCAGACACGAGTACCCGCACTGCTGGCGGTGCAAGAACCCCACGCTGTTCCGGGCGACCGAGCAGTGGTTCATCTCGCTCGACAAGAACGGGCTCAGGGGAAAGGCGCTGGACGCCATCCGGAACGACGTGCGCTGGATCCCGGCGTGGGGCGCGGACCGGCTCTTCAACATGATCGCCCACCGGCCCGACTGGGTGCTCTCGCGCCAGCGCGTCTGGGGCGTGCCGATCGTGGCGTTCTACTGCCGCGCGTGCTCGGCGCTCCTCCTTGACGAGCGCGTCATCGAGCACGTGTCGGTGATCTTCCGCGACGGGCGGGGAATCGAGGAGTGGTACCTGCGGCCCGAGGCCGAGCTCGTCCCGGCCGGCACGCGCTGTCCGGCGTGCGGCGGCGGGGAATTCCGCAAAGAGACCGACATCCTCGACGTCTGGGTGGATTCAGGCTGCAGCCACGCGGCCGTGCTCGAGGCGCGACCGGACCTGCGCTCGCCGGCGGACATGTACCTGGAGGGCTCGGACCAACATCGCGGCTGGTTCCACTCCTCGCTGCTCGAGGCGGTGGGCACGCGCGGCCGGCCGCCGTACAAGTCGGTGCTCACGCATGGCTTTTTAGTGGACGCCGGTGGGCGCAAGCTGTCCAAGTCCCTCCGGAACTACGACAGCCAGGAGGCGATCCTGTCCAAGTACGGCGCCGAGATCCTGCGCCTCTGGGTGGCCGCCGAGGACTATACCGAGGACATCCGGTTCTCCGACGAGATCCTGGTCCGGCTCAGCGACGCCTACAGGAGGATACGGAACACCTTCCGCTTCCTCCTCGGCACGCTCGCCGACTTCGACCCCGAGCGTGATCGCGTCTCCTACGACCAGATGGACGAGATCGACCGCTGGGCGCTCCTGCGCTTGGGCGAGCTGATCGCCCGCGTCCGCCGGGCCTACGACGAGTACCAGTTCCACGTCGTCTTCCACACCGCGCACAACTTCTGCGCCGTGGACCTGTCGTCACTCTACCTCGACATCATCAAGGACCGCCTGTACGTCTCGGCGCCCGACGACCCCAAGCGGCGCGCGGCGCAGACGGTCTGCTTCGAGATGCTGACGGCGCTGGCGCGCCTCCTGGCGCCCGTCCTGAGCTTCACCGCCGACGAGGTCTGGGGCTACATCCCCGGCCGCGGCAAGCCCGAGAGCGTCCACCTCGTCACCTTCCCCGAGGAGCGCGGCGAGTGGATCAACGAACGCCTCGGCGGCGAGTGGGAGCGCCTGCTCGAGGTGCGGGGCGAGGTTTCACGCGCGCTCGAGACGGCGCGCAAGCAGGGACTGATCGGCAAAGGCATCGACGCCGTCGTCTACGTCACGAGCGCGCCCGAGGAGCAGTGGCGCCCGCTGCTCGCCGGCAAGGGCGAGGATTTGCTCGCGACGCTCTTCAACGTGTCGGCCGTGAGACTCGCCGAACGTGCGCCCCACGGCGCCGGGATCGCCTACGACAGCCAGGACATTCCTGGGTTGGCTCTCGCCGTAACCCCCGCTCAGGCCCTCGGGTGGAAGAAGTGCGACCGCTGCTGGACCTGGAGCGCGGGTGTGGGGGCGGACGCCCGGCACCCCGCGCTCTGCGATCGCTGCCTGCCGGTGGTGCTCGCCCGCTCATGA